One window of Pelmatolapia mariae isolate MD_Pm_ZW linkage group LG18, Pm_UMD_F_2, whole genome shotgun sequence genomic DNA carries:
- the zgc:162816 gene encoding D-serine dehydratase, which yields MEGDPLSALFTPAFVVDVDKVKRNAQRMIELCQKLGVQLRPHMKTHKTLECADIMTGGSQRCIVVSTLAEACFYADHGYDDILYAYSIPFDKVERCAALSERLDLFQILLDHPDALEQLRKRPLKDGRQWHVWLKLDCGNGRAGVLHSEPGALKLAEAIAKTEGVELTGVYAHCGNTYYCTGVEQIQAVAQETTKLTLQFMEKLKAVGITCKSSIGSTPTCSHPVKDMAQLSEVHPGNYVFYDVQQSTIGSCCLEDVAVRVLTRVIGHCPHRNQLLIDCGWAGISLDGAGKLPTGYAVIEGHPNLKLLSMTQEHGRVEPISEQLDYSKYPLGSLLTLIPYHSCATAVMHPVYHVHSKGRLVGKWTPTRGW from the exons ATGGAGGGAGATCCTCTCTCAGCCCTGTTTACTCCTGCTTTTGTGGTGGATGTGGACAAAGTGAAGAGGAATGCCCAGAGGATGATCGAGCTCTGCCAGAAACTGGGAGTCCAGCTTCGTCCACACATGAAGACCCACAAAACCCT tgAGTGTGCTGACATTATGACAGGTGGATCACAGAGGTGCATAGTGGTTTCCACCCTGGCAGAGGCCTGTTTCTATGCTGACCATGGATATGATGACATCCTCTATGCCTACTCTATTCCCTTTGATAAG GTAGAGCGTTGTGCAGCCCTGTCAGAGAGACTGGATCTCTTCCAGATTTTATTGGACCATCCTGATGCTTTGGAGCAGCTCCGAAAAAGACCCCTGAAAGATGGTCGGCAGTGGCACGTCTGGCTCAAACTCGACTGTGGCAATGGGAGAG CTGGCGTCCTGCACTCGGAGCCAGGAGCGCTCAAACTGGCTGAAGCCATCGCTAAGACGGAAGGCGTGGAACTTACAGGAGTGTACGCCCACTGTGGGAATACCTATTACTGCACAGGAGTTGAGCAAATACAGGCTGTTGCCCAGGAAACCACCAAACTGACTCTGCAGTTCATGGAAAA ACTGAAGGCTGTTGGCATCACCTGTAAGTCCAGCATTGGCTCCACCCCTACCTGTAGTCATCCAGTCAAAGACATGGCGCAGCTGAGCGAGGTCCACCCAGGAAACTACGTCTTCTATG ATGTACAGCAGTCTACCATTGGCTCATGCTGTCTGGAGGACGTGGCTGTGAGGGTTCTCACAAGAGTCATCGGTCACTGTCCACACAGGAACCAGCTCCTGATTGACTGTGGATGGGCTGGAATCAG TTTGGACGGAGCTGGAAAACTTCCCACTGGATACGCTGTGATTGAGGGGCATCCAAACCTCAA GTTGTTGTCTATGACCCAGGAGCATGGACGAGTGGAGCCCATCTCAGAACAACTGGACTACAGCAAGTACCCCCTGGGCTCTCTGCTCACACTGATTCCCTACCAC TCATGTGCAACAGCAGTGATGCATCCTGTGTACCATGTACACTCCAAGGGTCGTCTGGTAGGGAAGTGGACGCCCACTCGCGGGTGGTGA
- the col6a2 gene encoding collagen alpha-2(VI) chain, producing the protein MVGLEFILFTLLFGALTHAQKEDCNKIKVCPIDLYFTIDTSETVALQEPPPGALVESIKIFTEQFAQRLDDEELRGVVQITWKIGGLHFSQKQEVFSRFAAKNEFITGVRGIRYLGKGTFTDCALRAMAREIQSSPSYPKALRFAVVITDGHVTGNPCGGIKVAAEEARDKGIHIFAVAASNNIEEPGLRDIASSPVSLYRNEYAAVDFSQNRVTIDTPTIDRIIKTMKHLAYVECYNVSCLETKGPPGPKGHRGQKGAKGDSGEPGIKGERGRPGDPGIEGPIGQPGIKGEPGLKGEKGEIGTQGKKGVAGIAGRNGTDGQKGKIGRIGAPGCKGDPGDRGPDGHPGDVGERGPPGSGGDKGDPGRPGRSGPPGPDGDGGPKGERGSPGSPGIPGAKGNTGTPGVPGVRGEKGRRGDYGPKGSQGPPGTKGEKGEGGPEGQRGLPGETGGDGAKGDVGLPGPRGPAGPPGEPGRMGSRGDPGDAGPRGEPGNVGPKGDRGRAGFSYAGSRGEPGDRGDKGKRGPRGTRGDCGQKGEPGLKGTPGQPGEPGSQGEPGPRGPRGEPGRDGDPGPEGDPGLTECDVMNYIRETCGCCDCEKRCGPLDIVFVIDSSESVGLTNFTLEKNFVINTISRLGSFAKDPLADTGTRVGVVQYSHSGTFQAIRLNDPKIDSLAAFKDAVKRLEWIAGGTFTPSALKYAYDNLIRDSRRAKANVTVVVITDGRFDPRDDDNLLTYLCRDPNVDVSAIGIGDMFEQIEENESLKSIACQRDGKVMGMRRFADLVAEEFIDKIETVLCPDPFIVCPDLPCKSEPAVAACVQRPVDVVFLLDGSERMGLENHRRAKEFIENVARRLVLATGENDDRNARLALLQYGSPSEQRVEFALTHNLTVISDSLAGVTYMDSSSALGSAIIYAVNNLVFKGNSRLSRRNAEVAFVFITDGITAREQLDEGVSAMKRAEGVPTVIAMGSDTDEEVLKKVALGDTSAIFRGDDYAMLNKPAFFERFIRWIC; encoded by the exons atggTGGGGTTAGAGTTCATCCTGTTCACTCTTCTCTTTGGAGCCCTGACTCATGCCCAGAAAGAAGACTGCAACA AAATAAAAGTCTGTCCCATAGACTTGTACTTCACCATAGACACGTCGGAGACTGTTGCCCTGCAGGAGCCGCCTCCTGGAGCACTTGTGGAGAGTATCAAG ATATTCACCGAGCAGTTTGCACAGCGTTTGGATGATGAAGAGCTCAGGGGCGTCGTGCAGATCACCTGGAAAATCGGTGGACTGCACTTCTCCCAGAAACAAGAGGTTTTCAGTCGGTTTGCAGCCAAGAATGAATTCATCACG ggtgtgaggggaaTCAGGTATTTGGGTAAAGGGACCTTCACTGATTGTGCCCTCAGAGCCATGGCAAGGGAGATACAGAGCTCACCCTCATACCCCAAGGCCCTCCGATTTGCTGTTGTCATCACTGATGGTCATGTGACTGGAAACCCGTGTGGGGGTATTAAGGTGGCAGCAGAGGAGGCTCGTGACAAGGGCATCCATATCTTTGCTGTTGCAGCATCGAATAACATAGAAGAGCCTGGGCTGAGGGATATCGCCAGCTCTCCAGTGTCCCTCTACAGGAATGAATATGCAGCTGTGGACTTCAGCCAGAACAGAGTCACGATAGATACGCCAACTATTGATCGAATCATCAAGACAATG AAACATCTGGCATATGTAGAG TGTTACAATGTGTCCTGTCTGGAGACAAAAGGGCCTCCTGGTCCAAAAGGCCACAGGGGACAAAAA GGAGCTAAAGGAGACAGTGGCGAGCCAGGAATAAAAGGAGAAAGAGGTCGCCCAGGAGACCCCGGTATCGAAGGTCCAATCGGTCAGCCCGGTATCAAA GGAGAACCAGGTCTAAAAGGCGAGAAG GGAGAGATTGGAACTCAGGGGAAAAAG GGTGTGGCTGGCATCGCAGGACGCAACGGGACAGATGGGCAGAAG GGTAAAATTGGGCGAATCGGCGCTCCAGGCTGCAAAGGAGACCCAGGCGACAGG GGTCCTGACGGTCACCCTGGAGATGTCGGTGAACGTGGTCCTCCCGGATCTGGTGGAGACAAG GGAGATCCTGGGCGCCCTGGAAGATCTGGTCCGCCTGGCCCAGATGGAGATGGTGGACCAAAG GGAGAGAGGGGAAGTCCTGGATCACCTGGTATTCCTGGAGCGAAAGGAAACACT ggAACCCCTGGAGTCCCAGGTGTTCGAGGCGAGAAG gGTAGAAGAGGAGACTATGGTCCAAAGGGTTCACAAGGGCCTCCAGGCACTAAGGGAGAGAAG GGTGAAGGTGGGCCTGAGGGCCAGAGGGGACTTCCCGGTGAAACTGGAGGCGATGGGGCAAAG GGTGACGTTGGCTTGCCAGGACCTAGGGGACCAGCAGGCCCACCAGGAGAGCCAGGAAGAATG GGTAGCAGAGGTGACCCTGGTGATGCTGGACCAAGAGGAGAGCCTGGAAACGTCGGACCAAAG GGAGACCGTGGAAGAGCTGGCTTTAGCTATGCGGGATCAAGAGGAGAACCG GGTGACAGAGGAGACAAGGGTAAGCGTGGACCTCGTGGCACCAGAGGTGACTGTGGTCAAAAGGGTGAACCTGGACTTAAAGGAACTCCAGGACAACCA GGCGAGCCAGGGTCCCAGGGTGAACCTGGACCAAGAGGCCCAAGAGGAGAACCTGGGCGTGAT GGAGATCCTGGCCCTGAGGGGGATCCCGGCCTCACT GAATGTGACGTCATGAACTACATCAGGGAGACGTGTGGCTGCTGTG ACTGTGAGAAACGTTGCGGACCGCTGGACATCGTGTTTGTTATCGACAGCTCAGAGTCTGTGGGTCTCACCAACTTTACCCTGGAGAAGAACTTTGTCATCAACACCATCAGCAGACTGGGATCATTTGCCAAAGACCCTCTGGCAGACACAG GCACTAGGGTGGGAGTGGTTCAGTACAGTCACAGTGGAACCTTCCAGGCCATCCGGCTCAACGACCCCAAGATTGATTCATTGGCTGCTTTCAAG GATGCAGTAAAGCGTTTGGAGTGGATCGCAGGAGGTACGTTCACGCCGTCTGCTCTGAAGTACGCCTACGACAACCTGATCAGGGACAGCCGCAGAGCGAAAGCCAACGTCACTGTCGTCGTCATCACCGACGGACGCTTTGACCCCAGAGATGACGACAATTTGCTCACCTACCTCTGCAG AGATCCCAACGTTGACGTGAGCGCCATTGGTATCGGAGACATGTTTGAGCAGATCGAGGAGAATGAGAGTCTGAAGAGCATCGCCTGCCAGAGGGACGGTAAAGTAATGGGCATGAGACGCTTTGCAGACCTAGTGGCAGAGGAGTTCATTGACAAGATCGAGACCGTGCTCTGCCCAG ATCCTTTCATCGTGTGCCCTGATCTGCCTTGTAAATCag AGCCTGCTGTGGCTGCTTGTGTTCAGCGGCCAGTGGATGTGGTGTTCCTCCTGGATGGTTCTGAGAGGATGGGGCTGGAGAACCACCGCAGGGCCAAAGAGTTCATTGAGAATGTGGCGCGCCGTCTCGTCCTGGCTACTGGCGAAAATGACGATAGGAATGCCCGCCTGGCTTTGTTGCAGTACGGCAGCCCCTCGGAGCAGAGGGTGGAGTTCGCACTGACGCATAACCTCACAGTGATCTCCGATTCACTAGCAGGCGTCACCTACATGGATTCTTCCTCTGCTTTGGGCAGCGCTATCATCTATGCTGTCAACAATCTGGTGTTTAAG GGTAACAGTCGCTTGTCACGCCGCAACGCTGAGGTGGCCTTCGTGTTCATCACTGATGGCATCACAGCCAGAGAGCAGCTGGATGAAGGTGTGAGCGCCATGAAGAGAGCGGAAGGCGTTCCCACGGTGATCGCCATGGGAAGCGACACTGATGAGGAGGTGCTAAAGAAGGTGGCGCTCGGAGACACGTCGGCCATCTTTAGGGGAGACGATTACGCCATGCTGAACAAGCCGGCCTTCTTTGAGCGCTTCATCCGCTGGATATGCTAG